In Arthrobacter sp. SLBN-83, one DNA window encodes the following:
- a CDS encoding TetR/AcrR family transcriptional regulator has protein sequence MTPPPSRQPDDGHPADGPVAAAIGLLAKQGFDATSVEELAEASGMSRSTFFRRFGSKEDVVFADHERILRQVNDRLAESRLEPLATVADAAMLVFEHHLRNPATSRARYGLLQAVPALRDRELVTSHRYERAFLQFLNDALPGKGQHEYKAVAFAAAVVAVHNAFLRQWLRTTPKAGDTAAADRKRATALAAELQALAETFRPALFGSPAPSQPAPTVVVTVLPGPADREAIAQAVRDALP, from the coding sequence ACTCCGCCCCCTTCCCGCCAGCCCGACGACGGGCACCCCGCCGATGGACCCGTCGCGGCAGCCATCGGGCTCCTGGCGAAGCAGGGCTTCGATGCAACGTCCGTCGAGGAGCTCGCAGAGGCATCGGGAATGAGCCGCAGCACCTTCTTCCGCAGGTTTGGGTCCAAGGAGGACGTGGTCTTCGCTGACCATGAGCGGATCCTGCGCCAGGTCAATGACCGGCTGGCCGAATCAAGGCTTGAGCCGCTCGCCACCGTTGCCGATGCGGCCATGCTGGTCTTTGAGCACCACCTGCGGAACCCGGCAACGTCCCGGGCCCGGTACGGACTCCTGCAGGCAGTCCCGGCCCTTCGCGACCGGGAGCTGGTCACGTCCCACCGTTATGAGCGCGCATTCCTCCAGTTCCTCAATGACGCGCTGCCCGGAAAGGGCCAACACGAGTACAAGGCCGTCGCCTTCGCCGCGGCCGTGGTGGCCGTGCACAACGCCTTCCTCCGCCAGTGGCTGCGCACCACACCCAAGGCCGGGGACACCGCCGCGGCAGACCGGAAAAGGGCGACCGCCCTGGCCGCTGAACTCCAGGCCCTGGCGGAAACGTTCCGGCCTGCGCTCTTCGGTTCCCCAGCCCCCTCCCAACCTGCCCCGACCGTCGTCGTGACCGTCCTTCCCGGCCCTGCAGACAGGGAAGCAATCGCCCAGGCAGTCCGGGACGCCCTCCCCTAG